The Desulfobacterales bacterium genome includes the window CTTTTCCGTTTCGGAACCACAGCCGGCCGCAAACGCAAGGCTGCCCAGCCCGGCCATCTTTAAAAAGGTTCTTCTTTTCATCAGGTCACCCGGCTTACCGGAATCTTTACCATTTCACAAACAGTTCAATCGATTCTCCATCGCCGGCAGCAAGGCTTGGCTGAAAATAAACGGGCCGCGACGGACCAATTAACAAAAGTTGAGCCTTGATCATCGTTTCAGCCAATTTTCCACGGCAGGGAGGCCACGCTGGGGTGTTTTTGGAAGAGCGGCAGGCTGTTTGAGCGACAGCGAGTCCTGCCGGTCTGGAAAAAATACCCTGGCGTGGCTGAAACCATGAGCATGGCCAAAAATTGGCTCTCAGGAAATTGAAAAATATGAAAGTTTCAGTTGTTTTGTCAAGGTACAAAGCAAATTCCCTTCCGGGCAATGGCATCTCTATATTAAAGCCGCGGCATTAGCGGCGCCGTGAAAAGGGGATCAGATTCCGGCTTGACATGCCAAAGTCCAAGAAAATATAGTGAAGGCAGAGCGGTATGTTCAAGCGGATCAACCCTCACTCATTTTAAGGAGCCCTTATGCTGACAGCCAAAGATATTATGACACCGGATATCATCACCTTGTCGCCCGATCTTGAAATCGGGTTGGCCGCCAAATACCTGCTGGAAAAGCGGATTAACGGTGCGCCGGTGGTGGACGCATCCGGGAGCCTGGTAGGTATCCTTTGTCAAAGCGATCTGATCGCGACGCAAAAAAAGCTCTCCCTGCCCTCTTTGTTTACCTTGCTGGACGGCTTTATCCCCCTTCGGTCCGCCAAACAAATCGAGAGTGAATTTAAAAAAATCGCCGCCCTCACGGTCGCACAAGCCATGACCAAAACGCCGACGACCGTTACCCTCGATACCCCCATCGATGAAATTGCCACCTTGATGGTGGAAAAAGGCTTTCACACCTTGCCCGTCCTCGATAAGGGAGCGCTTGTGGGCGTTATCGGGAAAGAAGATGTGCTCAAGACCCTCACCTCGACTTGATCCGGCGTTGCCTTTTTGTTTGCCATTCCCGTGCGCTGAGTATATGAAATCCATGAATTCACTATCTTCAGGGAGAAAAAGTATATGAAACTCGGCATTATCGGCTTATCGGGCTCGGGAAAAACCACGGTATTTGAAGCGCTCACGGGCAACCTATCCGAGAGCGGCCGAAAGGATGAGCCCCGCATCGGCACCATCCGCGTGCCGGACAGCCGAGTCGATGTGTTAAGCAAAATGTACCAACCCAGAAAGACCATCTTCGCGCAGGTGGAATATTTTCTTCCGGCAAAAACCGCGCAACAAAAGGAGAGCGGCAAGGGAGACGCCCTTTGGAATCAGGTTAGGGACTGCGATGCGCTCATTCATGTCATTCGAAATTTCAGCGGGTATGGTTTGGAAGCGCCCACGCCGGCCGCGGATCATTCGACCATCGAGCAGGATATGATTCTCACGGATCTCGTATCGGTGGAAAAGCGGCTGGAGCGACTGGGCCTGGATAAACAGCGGGGGAAAAAAACAAATCCCGAAGAGCTTTCCCTGCTCAATGAATGCCTCAAGCTGCTGGAATCTGAAAAACCGCTGCGAATCAACCCGGTCTTTGCGTCTTTACCGTTGCTAAGAGGCTTCACCTTCCTTTCCGCCAAACCGCTGCTCACTCTTTTCAACAATGCCGATGAAGATGATCGAATGCCGGACATCGAAAATAGCCTGCCCGAAGGAAGCTTACTGATCAAGGGAAAGCTGGAGCAGGAAATCTCCCAGATGACACCGGAGGAAGCAGCAGAATTTTTGGCCGAGTTCAACATCACGGCATCCGCCAGGGATCGGGTCATTCAGCGCTCCTATGAGCTGATGGGACTTATTTCTTTTTTTACGGTAGGAGAAGACGAGGTTCGCGCCTGGACCATTCGAAAGGAAACCGAAGCCGTGGAATCCGCCGAAGTAATCCATTCGGACATTAAAAAGGGGTTTATTCGGGCGGAGGTTGTGGCCTATGATGATCTCATGGCCGCCGGCACCTACGCGGAAGCCAGAAAAAGGGGCACCGTGCGCCTGGAAGGAAAAACCTATCTCGTGAAGGATGGCGACATCATCAATTTCCGGTTTAATGTGTAATAAAAGGCAACGCGTGAGGAAGGGTCCGTTTGCGCCATCTCGCCCGTCCATCATGTGAGGCTTTGGTAAATACGCTCAATCCGATCAAACACCCGCGGCCAGGTAAAGGGTTCCAGGAACCGGTTGATTTCATTTGCCGGGATGGCCGGTTCATTCAGAACAGCCTGAATCTGGAATTGAAGCAGTTCGGACAACCTATTCTCAAAGGCCTCTTCCGTTCCCGGAATCGGCCTATCCACCTGCCGCAATGGCGGCGTCGGTAGGGTCGTAACCCAAGGTGAAAAATCGGTTTGAAATAATTCCTGTACCCCGGGAACCTCGGTCGCAATCACCCGGCATCCGCAGGCCATGGCTTCCAGCAGCGCCAGGGGCAAGCCCTCAAAAAAGGAGGACAGGATGAACACATGGGCTTTTTGCATCGCGAAAGCCAGCTCGGGTTGCGACACGGCGCCGATAACAGTCACCCTATCCCCCAGCGTGAATGCCAGTTGCAGGCATTCCTCTTTTTCCGGGCCGGAACCGCCTCCGGCCAGGGTTAGATGCCAGGAATAATCTTTAATGGTGTGAAGCGCCCGAAGCAGATTCGGCAGACCCTTTGCCCGGCACAGTTTGCCGGCGTAAATCAGTTGCACCGGCGGCGGGACAGGTTTGTGGTCCGGCAGATTGAAAAGATCCCGGCAATAGCCAGCGCCGGTCACCAACACCCGTTCCGGTGGAAGACCGTGCATCGACAGGATTTCCTCCCGCTGAATCCGACTAAGCGCCAGGACCGCGTCCAGATGCTGAATAGCGGGACGGACCCACGCTTGAAGATGCGGACATGTTTCAAATTGCCGCAAATCCGTTCCATGGCAGGACGTAACCAACGGAAGATCCGGAAACAAACGCCGGACAAACGCCGTCATTAACCACAGGTGATGACTATGCAGGATATCGGGACGAAACCGGGCAACGGCGTTTTGAATCCGAAGTTCAAAACAGCGTTGATACCGGATTAATTCCGCCGGGGTTAAATCCCTGAAACGCCGATTGGGATACGGCATGACATCGCTCATGCCGGCAATGGGGAAAGGAAGATCCGCACCATTGAATTCCACAAATGAACAGGCGTCATCGTCGACATTCTCAGACACCCCCCGGTCGCCGGCATTGATTCCAGCGACCAGGAAATTCCCATGCCCCCTGGCGCGGGCTTCCCGCAACATCGCCTGCACATAGATCCCACTGCCCGTAGCGTCCGGCCGCTGACTCAAAAGATGTAAAATACGCATATTCGGATTGGCCTCCCGGCGGTTAGCTGTTCGCTTACGGCTTTTCCGGCTCAGGTCGTTGCGCCCTTTTCCCCCCATACGGCATACACCGGGTCGGCAAACCATATTTTCGGGAAGTATTTGTCATGCCGAGGGCGTGGCAATCCCCTTGCCGAAAAGGTTTGAATATCATGGAATACGCCTGATCGCAGGAAATATTCACTCACAAGGCCCATTCGTTCAAATTCGTGCAACATCGACCAGATACGAATCGCTTTCGGCGGAAACCACCGGTTTGAAAACGTCACAATGAATTTCCCGTTCGGTTTCAAAACGCGTCCGACTTCCTGAAAAACGGTGATCGGATCGATAAGATATTCCACGGAAACCGTGTTGATAACAGCATCAAAGCTCTCATCGGCATAGGGCAACCGGGGAGACTGATTTAAATTATGAACCGTAATATCCGTGAGAAGCGGGTTTTGATGCAACTCCAATTCATTGAGTCCAAGCCCAGAAAGCCGTTTTAACCGGACTTCGGGAATATGGGATTGCCAACTGCTCATCAGATCAAGCACCGCCATGTCATGCTTCAGAAACCGCCCGTAGGTGCTTTTAACCATATCAATGGCGGCATCGTCAAGGTGTTGCACCAACCGGGGGGTGGTGTAGAACAGCGCATCGTCCGTTTCATCCTCCCGTGCAAAGGGCCGTCCGAAGAAATAATCGGTCGCCATTCCCTCCCATCGTGCCTGCATTCCCGGACCATCGGCCAGGGTCTCCAACCAGTCGACACTGGCGCCGCCCCGCTCATCCTTTTTGGACTCAACCCGTCCGACCACCGCTGATACCATCAACTCTTTGCCGGCCAATGGATGGTTGAAATCCACGTCCATATGGCCGTTATCGACACCAACACAGCGAAACGGGGTGATGTTGGCCTTAAAAACACCGGGAATATCTTTTAAAAGCCCTTTTGGATAAAAACGTCCGGGCCGCGGCTCCGTATCCATCATCGAGTCGGCGGACCGGGCAAATTGCTCCTTGCCGATTTGAAAGATCTTCTTGGGATCCTTTGGCCAGGGTAAATCTCCGGACGGCAAAACCGCCTCCAGTCGATCCCCTGTTTGTTTTCCGGCCAGGTCCGCCGACAGGGCCGGGGGCAATATATCCCGCCACATGTTGACACGGCTTGCCATATACCACTCGGCGTGAGTCACAAAACGGCTTTTCCACTTCATGGTAAACACAAGATCGACCAGTTGATCTTCATATACTTTTTCCATTATACCCCCTTCTTTTCGATTACAGGCAACAAAACCAATTATGATCATTCGTTAAGCCGACCATCGGCGTCTTCAATTGATACTAACGATAGATACGAACGGGCGAATGACAATGCAGAAAAATCGGGTGGGTTATGTTAGGTTATTCCCCCCATTTTTTCTTTCTTGAACCCGTCGAAAATGGAATGTGCCACCCTCTCATGAGACATTATATGTATCATTTTCGTGATACATTTATATCTCATTAATATCGTTAATTATTTTCTATTCTCTCACATCAAATCGCCCATCGGCGCCCCTTGCTCTTTGATGCGGCAGCGATGGTTCAGCATTTGGTGGGTCACTCTTTTTGCTCTGAGTACAGTGGGTTCTACCGGTTGTGCCTTGAACCACAGCGGAATATGCCAGCGCCCGCGCTCCACCGTGAGACAATAATGTCTCATTAACATGCCCTATGACGATAGAATTTTTCCATTCAGCAATTTAACTAATTGTATTAACAATACTAATTTTTAAATAGGGGGTGCATGAAGAATTGGCATGACCTTTGATATTGATATAAAAGCAATAAAACATGATGATATGCGATAAGCCGTCGCAATAAGTGTGGACGATCGTGCATTACGCTTAATCACCCAAATTTAAAGGAGGAAATAACAAATGAGCCAATCTGAAGAGAACCTGCAGTCCGCTTTTGCCGGAGAGTCCCAGGCCAACCGGAAGTACCTCGCCTTTGCCCAACAAGCTGAGAAAGAAGGGTATAAACAGGTCGCCAAACTCTTCCGGGCCGCCGCTGAAGCCGAAACGGTGCACGCGCACGCCCATCTTCGGGTTCTTGGCGGCATCAAAACCACCGCCGAAAACCTCAAGGAAGCGATTGCGGGTGAAACCCATGAGTTTAAATCCATGTATCCCGAAATGATCGCACTGGCCAAAGCAGAAGGCGCCAAAGCAGCGGAGCGATCCTTCACCTTTGCCAATGAAGTCGAAAAAATACACGCCGCCCTCTATCAGAAGGCTCTCGACAATTTGGGCAAGACAGAGGACGTCGACTACTATGTCTGCTCGGTATGCGGTTACACCTGCGAGTCGGCAGCGCCGGACAAATGCCCGGTCTGCAACGCTGCTTCCAAAGCGTTTTCCAAAATCGCTTAGCGGCAGGGGAAAAACAGAGAGCCGCTCGATACCGGCATCTCGAACTGGACAATCCCGGTGTGGCGCACAAACTTTCGGGGCTTTTTTGAATGCCGTTCACAACGCGGTGAAAAATGAAAATAACCAAATCACGCTCAAGGAGGATAAATGAAAAAGATGCTGGTGGCTTATTACAGCAGAACCGGAAACACACAAAAAATGGCGGAGTTTATCGCCGAAGGAATCCGCTTCAGCGGAAACGAAGCCATATTGAAAAAGGTCTCAGAAATTAAGGACGCCAAGGAATTGGCGGGATATGACGGGTATGCCTTCGGATGCCCTACCTACCACAAAGATATGACGGCGGGAATGAAAACCTTCCTGTTTACAGCTGAAAGGGCCAATCTTCTCGGAAAGATGGGAGGCGCCTTCGGCTCTCACACCCATAGCGGGGAATCCGCGCCCATGATCTTCGATACCATGCTTTATGTGTTCAAGATGGATATGGTGGATCTTGGGCCGCTAAATTTGAAAGAAGCGGTGGTAGGGACTCAGGAGGGCAGCAAAGCTTGCCAGGAATACGGCAAAGCCATAGGCGAAAAATTCACCCGCTGATACACCGGTCGCAAAGCATGCGATCAACATCGGCAACCACCAAATAAATGAGGATGAAACGATGCCAACAGCTGAAGAAATGTATCAATGCCAAACCGTTAATTGCGGGTATATTTACAACCCGGAAAAGGGAGATCGAAAGGGGAAAATTCCAAAAAACACGAAATTTGAAGATTTGCCGGAAGATTGGAAGTGCCCGGTTTGCGGTGCAGGAAAACGAATGTTCAAACCCTTGGCGGGACCGGGTTCGGTAAGTGGCAGAGACCAGGGAATAGGCTCTTAAGCGGCAAATTTCGTTCCGTGCAACACTTCATTCATCACCCATCCCCATAAGAACGCAGCGGTATTCGGCATTGAAAAAACAAAAAGCGTCTGATGACGATTTGTCGACGTCAGACGCTTATTTTGGAATTCGGTAGTTATTTTACCACAACAATGGGGCACTCGCTGTTCAGAATAACAAATTGCGCGGTGGAGCCCATGAGAAATTTCCCCACTCGCGATCTTTTTCTGACCCCAAGTATCAACTCATCAATTTTGTGCTCCCGCACTAAATTGACCAAGTCCTCCCCTTGGGTCAGACTTCGGATAACCAAATGGGTTTCACAAACAAAGCCCGCATTCGTTAACCGCTCTTTAAGGCTTTTAAGCTCGCCTTCCGCCGCTTCAATCTCCGGCGTATTAAGCTCGGGGCTATGCGCGGTGAGCGTAAATACATGAATCTCGGCATTGAACGCTTTGGCATGAGCTTCGGCCACTTTCAACGCCTCTCTTGATCGATCGGAACCATTAAATCCAACGGCAATTCTCATGGCGGCACCTGATTCCCGCTTCGCGGGCATGCGTTAGGCTATCGGCTCAATAAAAAACCACTTCCCTATTATTTGTCATACGTAAGCGTTTCTGTTATCAAGTCCGTGCTAATTAAACAATTTCCTGTCCATATAAGAGGTTGCCCCCAGCAATGTCAAGCAAGAACTCCGCGGTTTATACCCCCGCTTTCATATTTTATTAGCCTTTGCATGACGCACCGTATTCGCCAAATCATCCTGAAAAATCGATTCATTGTTGATAATCAACACCTTGGCATCACCATAAGGTTCCCATGGCCGGCCCACCTTGCACCACCCGTGACCCCGTTGCAGCGCCATCTGCTTGAAATAAACGCCCGAACTACGCATTACTACCCAAACCGGATAGTGTTAAATGGCCTGTTGTGCCAATTGCCCACTGTGGCTCAATAGGCCTATATTGAAACATGTAGCCGATCCGGAATGGGAGAAACGGGCATTTCGCAACCACGACGAATCGGTTGGCTTCCGGTTTCATATTTTCCTTAAACATCGATAACACTCTATTAAGGAAAACGGCAATGGCAAAAAATTTTCGAATCGATACCAGAAATAGTGGTAAGCAATCTCTAAGCCTTCAATTATACGGCGATTTTGACGGGTCTTCCGCCTGGGATTTGCTGCAGGTGCTTCAAAAATACGCAAGGAAGTACGCCCGTGTGGCCATCAAAACCGATCAACTCCGGAATGTCAACAGCATCGGTTTCAAGATTGTCGCCTCCAAATTGGTTCGGCTGACCGCCGCCGGGACCCAAATTATCTTTACAGGAAAATACGAATCGGCTTTTTCCGGGGGGTGAACCTCATTACGGAAACACCCGCTCCGGAGTGCCACACCTACACACTACTGCCTATTAATTTTATAATAATTGGTTAATTGTACCGATTGCCCTATGGCGTATCAAAAGCGTATAAGTTAAAAGGCCTGTTTACCACCATGATCTCAACTCAGGGGAGCAAAATGAGCATTAAAAAACAGTATGTTAAAGATAAATCGACTTGCAAGGTAACCTTTCGGATTGATGAGCATATCAGCAACCGCGCGAAAACAGCCCATGTGGTCGGTGAGTTCAACAACTGGTCGACCTTGGCTACCCCGATGAAGCGTCTGAAAAACGGTGCATTTACCGTCACTCTGGACATGGAGAGTGGCAGGGAATATCAGTTTCGCTATTTGCTGGAAAAGAATCATTGGGAAAATGACCCGCAGGCCGATAAAGAGGTGGCAACGCCTTTTGGTGACAGCCGAAACTCGGTCATCATTCTTTAGAAACACCCGGGCAAAAGGTTAGTTCGGGGGACTGGATAAATACCGGCCCCCTTTCGCTTGCCATTCGAAAACACTCTCCGCTGCTACGGCACCCAACAAAAGCTAATCAGCGCCCTTGGTTTGATTGATTTTTTTACTTCCGTTTTTTTCTTCATTCGCTGAAGCATGCGCGCAAAGGAATTCTCCTTTCCCGCCGACATAACAACAAGCCGCTTTCAATCCTGTCGCCGGCCAGCACGTACCGAAATACGGAATCACGGTTGCCGGCGTGTCTCTTCGGCAAGTGGGTTAATCCGTTACACCCCATACCCGTTCGATGGTGCATACAATATGCTATCTTATTGATAATCATTGATTATAATTTGTTCATGATGCAATCAAATTGCATAATTTGCCCGACGCACGTATGATGATACCATTTCAGGGCTGAAACAGAACTCAACCAACCCAAACGGAGATTGCGATGATGAGAAAAATCAACCAGGCGGCCGTAATCGGCTCCGGCGCCATGGGCGGCGGCATCGCGGCACTGCTGGCCGATGCGGGAATTC containing:
- a CDS encoding CBS domain-containing protein gives rise to the protein MLTAKDIMTPDIITLSPDLEIGLAAKYLLEKRINGAPVVDASGSLVGILCQSDLIATQKKLSLPSLFTLLDGFIPLRSAKQIESEFKKIAALTVAQAMTKTPTTVTLDTPIDEIATLMVEKGFHTLPVLDKGALVGVIGKEDVLKTLTST
- a CDS encoding DUF933 domain-containing protein; this encodes MKLGIIGLSGSGKTTVFEALTGNLSESGRKDEPRIGTIRVPDSRVDVLSKMYQPRKTIFAQVEYFLPAKTAQQKESGKGDALWNQVRDCDALIHVIRNFSGYGLEAPTPAADHSTIEQDMILTDLVSVEKRLERLGLDKQRGKKTNPEELSLLNECLKLLESEKPLRINPVFASLPLLRGFTFLSAKPLLTLFNNADEDDRMPDIENSLPEGSLLIKGKLEQEISQMTPEEAAEFLAEFNITASARDRVIQRSYELMGLISFFTVGEDEVRAWTIRKETEAVESAEVIHSDIKKGFIRAEVVAYDDLMAAGTYAEARKRGTVRLEGKTYLVKDGDIINFRFNV
- a CDS encoding glycosyltransferase family 4 protein, whose amino-acid sequence is MRILHLLSQRPDATGSGIYVQAMLREARARGHGNFLVAGINAGDRGVSENVDDDACSFVEFNGADLPFPIAGMSDVMPYPNRRFRDLTPAELIRYQRCFELRIQNAVARFRPDILHSHHLWLMTAFVRRLFPDLPLVTSCHGTDLRQFETCPHLQAWVRPAIQHLDAVLALSRIQREEILSMHGLPPERVLVTGAGYCRDLFNLPDHKPVPPPVQLIYAGKLCRAKGLPNLLRALHTIKDYSWHLTLAGGGSGPEKEECLQLAFTLGDRVTVIGAVSQPELAFAMQKAHVFILSSFFEGLPLALLEAMACGCRVIATEVPGVQELFQTDFSPWVTTLPTPPLRQVDRPIPGTEEAFENRLSELLQFQIQAVLNEPAIPANEINRFLEPFTWPRVFDRIERIYQSLT
- a CDS encoding methyltransferase domain-containing protein; its protein translation is MEKVYEDQLVDLVFTMKWKSRFVTHAEWYMASRVNMWRDILPPALSADLAGKQTGDRLEAVLPSGDLPWPKDPKKIFQIGKEQFARSADSMMDTEPRPGRFYPKGLLKDIPGVFKANITPFRCVGVDNGHMDVDFNHPLAGKELMVSAVVGRVESKKDERGGASVDWLETLADGPGMQARWEGMATDYFFGRPFAREDETDDALFYTTPRLVQHLDDAAIDMVKSTYGRFLKHDMAVLDLMSSWQSHIPEVRLKRLSGLGLNELELHQNPLLTDITVHNLNQSPRLPYADESFDAVINTVSVEYLIDPITVFQEVGRVLKPNGKFIVTFSNRWFPPKAIRIWSMLHEFERMGLVSEYFLRSGVFHDIQTFSARGLPRPRHDKYFPKIWFADPVYAVWGEKGATT
- a CDS encoding rubrerythrin family protein, encoding MSQSEENLQSAFAGESQANRKYLAFAQQAEKEGYKQVAKLFRAAAEAETVHAHAHLRVLGGIKTTAENLKEAIAGETHEFKSMYPEMIALAKAEGAKAAERSFTFANEVEKIHAALYQKALDNLGKTEDVDYYVCSVCGYTCESAAPDKCPVCNAASKAFSKIA
- a CDS encoding flavodoxin domain-containing protein, which translates into the protein MKKMLVAYYSRTGNTQKMAEFIAEGIRFSGNEAILKKVSEIKDAKELAGYDGYAFGCPTYHKDMTAGMKTFLFTAERANLLGKMGGAFGSHTHSGESAPMIFDTMLYVFKMDMVDLGPLNLKEAVVGTQEGSKACQEYGKAIGEKFTR
- a CDS encoding rubredoxin, producing the protein MPTAEEMYQCQTVNCGYIYNPEKGDRKGKIPKNTKFEDLPEDWKCPVCGAGKRMFKPLAGPGSVSGRDQGIGS
- a CDS encoding universal stress protein, yielding MRIAVGFNGSDRSREALKVAEAHAKAFNAEIHVFTLTAHSPELNTPEIEAAEGELKSLKERLTNAGFVCETHLVIRSLTQGEDLVNLVREHKIDELILGVRKRSRVGKFLMGSTAQFVILNSECPIVVVK
- a CDS encoding isoamylase early set domain-containing protein, which translates into the protein MSIKKQYVKDKSTCKVTFRIDEHISNRAKTAHVVGEFNNWSTLATPMKRLKNGAFTVTLDMESGREYQFRYLLEKNHWENDPQADKEVATPFGDSRNSVIIL